The following are from one region of the Sorghum bicolor cultivar BTx623 chromosome 2, Sorghum_bicolor_NCBIv3, whole genome shotgun sequence genome:
- the LOC8078419 gene encoding sugar transport protein 8, translating into MAGGFAVSKSGADRRDFKGKITWYVWICGIIAATSGLMFGYDIGISGGVTAMDDFLLLFFPSVYARKHRARENNYCKFDDQRLQLFTSSLYLAALVASFAASRACTRFGRKRTMQAASVFFLAGTALCAFATNLAMLIVGRVCLGVGVGFGNQAAPLFLSEIAPAHIRGALNILFQLNVTVGILLASIVNYFASRVHPLGWRYALGGAAVPAAGLFLGSLVITETPTSLVERGRDDAGRRTLEKIRGTADVDAEFDEIRAACDLARALSEEEKPYRRLMRPESRPPLVIAVAMQVFQQFTGINAIMFYAPVLFQTMGLGTDSSLLSAVVTGGVNVVSTVVSILLVDKVGRRKLLLEACVQMLVAQTAVGGIMVVHVRADNEPSRSWAVAIVVLICVYVSSFAWSWGPLGWLIPSETFPLETRTAGFSFAVSSNMLFTFLIAQAFLSMMCSMRAFIFFFFAVWIVAMAAFVLALLPETKGVPIDEMVDRVWRRHWFWKRCFANADEARVNDNC; encoded by the exons ATGGCCGGGGGTTTTGCCGTCTCCAAGTCCGGCGCCGACCGCCGCGACTTCAAGGGCAAGATCACCTGGTACGTCTGGATCTGCGGCATCATCGCCGCCACCAGCGGCCTCATGTTCGGCTACGACATCGGCATCTCCG GCGGAGTGACGGCCATGGACGACTTCCTGCTGCTCTTCTTCCCGTCGGTGTACGCGCGGAAGCACCGCGCCAGGGAGAACAACTACTGCAAGTTCGACGACCAGCGCCTCCAGCTCTTCACCTCGTCGCTCTACctggcggcgctggtggccaGCTTCGCGGCGTCGCGCGCGTGCACCCGCTTCGGCCGGAAGCGCACCATGCAGgccgcctccgtcttcttcctggCCGGCACCGCGCTCTGCGCCTTCGCCACCAACCTCGCCATGCTCATCGTGGGCCGCGTCTgcctcggcgtcggcgtcggcttcGGCAACCAGGCGGCGCCGCTGTTCCTCTCCGAGATCGCCCCCGCGCACATCCGCGGCGCGCTCAACATCCTCTTCCAGCTCAACGTCACCGTCGGCATCCTCCTCGCCAGCATCGTCAACTACTTCGCGTCGCGCGTCCACCCGCTCGGGTGGCGGTACGCGCTGGGCGGCGCCGCCGTCCCCGCCGCGGGGCTGTTCCTGGGCTCCCTCGTCATCACCGAGACACCCACCAGCCTCGTGGAGCGCGGCCGGGACGACGCCGGCCGGCGCACGCTGGAGAAGATCCGCGGCACCGCCGACGTGGACGCCGAGTTCGACGAGATCCGGGCGGCGTGCGACCTGGCGCGCGCGCTCAGCGAGGAGGAGAAGCCCTACCGCCGGCTGATGCGGCCGGAGAGCCGGCCGCCGCTGGTGATCGCCGTCGCCATGCAGGTGTTCCAGCAGTTCACGGGCATCAACGCCATCATGTTCTACGCGCCGGTGCTGTTCCAGACCATGGGCCTGGGGACGGACAGCTCGCTGCTGTCGGCGGTGGTGACCGGCGGCGTGAACGTGGTGTCCACGGTGGTGTCGATCCTCCTCGTCGACAAGGTCGGGCGGCGGAAGCTCCTGCTGGAGGCGTGCGTGCAGATGCTGGTGGCGCAGACGGCCGTCGGCGGGATCATGGTGGTGCACGTGCGCGCCGACAACGAGCCGAGCAGGTCGTGGGCGGTGGCCATCGTCGTGCTCATCTGCGTCTACGTGTCGAGCTTCGCCTGGTCGTGGGGCCCGCTCGGGTGGCTCATCCCGTCGGAGACGTTCCCGCTGGAGACGCGCACGGCGGGCTTCTCGTTCGCCGTCAGCTCCAACATGCTCTTCACCTTCCTCATCGCGCAGGCGTTCCTGTCCATGATGTGCTCCATGCGCgccttcatcttcttcttcttcgccgTCTGGATCGTCGCCATGGCGGCGTTCGTGCTCGCGCTGCTGCCGGAGACCAAGGGCGTGCCCATCGACGAGATGGTGGACAGGGTCTGGCGCCGCCACTGGTTCTGGAAGAGGTGCTTCGCTAACGCCGATGAGGCCAGGGTCAACGACAACTGCTAG